In one Melopsittacus undulatus isolate bMelUnd1 chromosome 4, bMelUnd1.mat.Z, whole genome shotgun sequence genomic region, the following are encoded:
- the CNOT9 gene encoding CCR4-NOT transcription complex subunit 9 isoform X2 yields the protein MHSLATAAPVPTALAQVDREKIYQWINELSSPETRENALLELSKKRESVPDLAPMLWHSFGTIAALLQEIVNIYPSINPPTLTAHQSNRVCNALALLQCVASHPETRSAFLAAHIPLFLYPFLHTVSKTRPFEYLRLTSLGVIGALVKTDEQEVINFLLTTEIIPLCLRIMESGSELSKTVATFILQKILLDDTGLAYICQTYERFSHVAMILGKMVLQLSKEPSARLLKHVVRCYLRLSDNPRAREALRQCLPDQLKDTTFAQVLKDDTTTKRWLAQLVKNLQEGQVTDPRGIPLPPQ from the exons ATGCACAGCTTGGCTACGGCTGCG CCTGTGCCAACAGCGCTGGCTCAGGTTGACCGTGAGAAGATCTACCAGTGGATCAATGAGCTTTCCAGCCCTGAGACACGAGAGAATgcactgctggagctgagcaAAAAGCGTGAGTCTGTGCCTGACCTTGCCCCAATGCTGTGGCACTCCTTTGGTACCATCGCAGCTCTCCTTCAG GaaattgtaaatatttatcCATCAATCAACCCTCCAACTCTGACAGCTCATCAGTCCAACAGAGTCTGCAATGctttagctctgctgcagtgtgttGCATCACATCCTGAAACAAG GTCAGCTTTTCTGGCAGCTCATATCCCTCTCTTCCTGTACCCCTTTCTACATACAGTGAGTAAGACACGTCCATTTGAGTACCTGCGGCTCACGAGCCTTGGTGTGATTG GGGCCTTGGTGAAAACTGATGAACAAGAAGTGATAAACTTTTTATTGACAACAGAAATTATCCCCCTGTGCTTGCGCATTATGGAATCTGGCAGTGAACTCTCCAAAACG GTTGCTACGTTTATTCTTCAGAAAATCCTCCTGGATGACACAGGGCTGGCATATATCTGTCAGACTTATGAGCGGTTTTCCCATGTTGCCATGATACTG GGTAAAATGGTCCTGCAGCTGTCCAAGGAGCCATCGGCACGACTACTGAAACATGTTGTCCGCTGCTACCTTCGCCTTTCTGATAACCCCAG GGCACGTGAAGCACTCAGGCAGTGCCTTCCTGACCAACTGAAGGACACCACCTTCGCCCAGGTCCTGAAGGATGACACCACCACCAAACGCTGGCTGGCTCAGCTTGTCAAGAACCTGCAGGAGGGTCAAGTCACTGACCCACGAGGGATCCCGCTTCCTCCGCAATGA
- the CNOT9 gene encoding CCR4-NOT transcription complex subunit 9 isoform X1: protein MHSLATAAPVPTALAQVDREKIYQWINELSSPETRENALLELSKKRESVPDLAPMLWHSFGTIAALLQEIVNIYPSINPPTLTAHQSNRVCNALALLQCVASHPETRSAFLAAHIPLFLYPFLHTVSKTRPFEYLRLTSLGVIGALVKTDEQEVINFLLTTEIIPLCLRIMESGSELSKTVATFILQKILLDDTGLAYICQTYERFSHVAMILGKMVLQLSKEPSARLLKHVVRCYLRLSDNPRCRAREALRQCLPDQLKDTTFAQVLKDDTTTKRWLAQLVKNLQEGQVTDPRGIPLPPQ, encoded by the exons ATGCACAGCTTGGCTACGGCTGCG CCTGTGCCAACAGCGCTGGCTCAGGTTGACCGTGAGAAGATCTACCAGTGGATCAATGAGCTTTCCAGCCCTGAGACACGAGAGAATgcactgctggagctgagcaAAAAGCGTGAGTCTGTGCCTGACCTTGCCCCAATGCTGTGGCACTCCTTTGGTACCATCGCAGCTCTCCTTCAG GaaattgtaaatatttatcCATCAATCAACCCTCCAACTCTGACAGCTCATCAGTCCAACAGAGTCTGCAATGctttagctctgctgcagtgtgttGCATCACATCCTGAAACAAG GTCAGCTTTTCTGGCAGCTCATATCCCTCTCTTCCTGTACCCCTTTCTACATACAGTGAGTAAGACACGTCCATTTGAGTACCTGCGGCTCACGAGCCTTGGTGTGATTG GGGCCTTGGTGAAAACTGATGAACAAGAAGTGATAAACTTTTTATTGACAACAGAAATTATCCCCCTGTGCTTGCGCATTATGGAATCTGGCAGTGAACTCTCCAAAACG GTTGCTACGTTTATTCTTCAGAAAATCCTCCTGGATGACACAGGGCTGGCATATATCTGTCAGACTTATGAGCGGTTTTCCCATGTTGCCATGATACTG GGTAAAATGGTCCTGCAGCTGTCCAAGGAGCCATCGGCACGACTACTGAAACATGTTGTCCGCTGCTACCTTCGCCTTTCTGATAACCCCAG ATGTAGGGCACGTGAAGCACTCAGGCAGTGCCTTCCTGACCAACTGAAGGACACCACCTTCGCCCAGGTCCTGAAGGATGACACCACCACCAAACGCTGGCTGGCTCAGCTTGTCAAGAACCTGCAGGAGGGTCAAGTCACTGACCCACGAGGGATCCCGCTTCCTCCGCAATGA
- the PLCD4 gene encoding 1-phosphatidylinositol 4,5-bisphosphate phosphodiesterase delta-4 isoform X1 — MASLPCNARIQLTETLEQMQQGTLMRKVKSKSWKKQRYFKLQEDCMTIWYQSKRTGKTESAFSISDVETVREGHQSEVLQSLAEEFPPERCFTIVFYGRRGNLDLIAASAEEAQCWVQGLRQLIEVATSMDQREKIDQWIRDWFQKADKNKDGRMNFKEVQRLLKMMNVDMNEDHALRLFQAADKSESGTLEGEEFVLFYKALTQREEVLSLFQDFSEDGKKLTLLELVDFLRQEQLEDEGTEELAMELIDKYEPSETARARHALSADGFLMYLCSPEGSIFNPRHQALWQDMSQPLCHYFISSSHNTYLIEDQIRGQSSIEGYIRALKRGCRCLEVDCWDGPNGEPMVYHGHTFTSKIPFREVVSTLGKYAFKTSDYPVILSLENHCSMEQQEVLAQQLKTILGEQLLTTTTDGRVPTQLPSPEELKHKILLKGKKIGRLEDTLDGPGDEGPDVSDDDNGAEAEEERRRVKKDKESLAQALSDCVVYCKSVSFRGFQEARSHSRPSEISSLAEAKARKLIRDAGNEFVRHNAWQLTRIYPSGMRTDSSNYNPQEMWNVGCQIVALNFQTAGTEMDLCDGLFSQNGRCGYVLKPPFMRDKETLFNPSDPSSRESSGPITLTIQVISGQQLPKVANRKDGEVIDPLVRVEIHGVPADQARQETKYIENNGEPHGGTRDPAAPRQPPCPPSTNSPFPGFNPRWDETLQFQLHVPELALVRFVVEDYDKTSRNDFVGQFTLAFANIKPGYRHIHLLSKDGTSIPPSSLFVHIRITEPPGPEQD, encoded by the exons aTGGCATCGCTGCCGTGCAACGCCC GCATCCAGCTCACTGAAACACTGGAGCAGATGCAGCAAGGGACGCTGATGCGCAAAGTCAAGTCCAAGAGCTGGAAGAAGCAGCGGTACTTCAAACTGCAGGAAGACTGCATGACCATCTGGTACCAGTCCAAGAGGACAGGCAAAACTGAGTCTGCCT TCTCCATTAGCGATGTGGAGACGGTGCGGGAAGGGCACCAGTCAGaggtgctgcagagcctggctgAGGAGTTCCCCCCCGAACGCTGCTTCACCATTGTCTTCTATGGCCGCCGGGGTAACCTGGACCTCATTGCCGCTTCGGCGGAGGAGGCACAGTGCTGGGTCCAGGGCCTGCGCCAGCTCATAGAGGTGGCCACCAGCATGGACCAAAGGGAGAAGATAGACCA ATGGATTCGTGACTGGTTCCAGAAAGCTGACAAGAATAAGGATGGGCGCATGAACTTCAAGGAGGTGCAGCGTCTCCTCAAGATGATGAATGTGGACATGAATGAGGACCATGCTCTGCGGCTCTTCCAG GCTGCCGACAAGTCAGAGTCAGGGACGCTGGAAGGGGAGGAGTTTGTGCTCTTCTACAAGGCCCTCACACAGCGAGAAGAGGTACTGAGCCTCTTCCAGGACTTCTCCGAGGATGGGAAGAAGCTGAcgctgctggagctggtggaTTTCCTGCGGCAGGAACAGCTGGAGGATGAGGGCACGGAGGAGCTGGCCATGGAGCTCATTGACAAGTATGAACCATCGGAGACAG cccggGCTCGCCATGCACTGAGTGCCGATGGGTTCCTCATGTACCTCTGCTCCCCGGAGGGCTCCATCTTCAACCCCCGGCACCAGGCGCTGTGGCAGGACATGAGCCAGCCACTCTGCCACTACTTCATCTCCTCCTCCCACAACACCTACCTGATAGAGGACCAGATCCGGGGCCAGAGCAGCATCGAGGGCTACATCAG GGCTCTGAAACGGGGCTGCCGGTGCCTGGAGGTGGACTGCTGGGATGGGCCAAATGGGGAGCCCATGGTGTACCATGGCCACACCTTCACCTCCAAGATCCCCTTCCGAGAGGTGGTGAGCACCCTGGGCAAGTACGCGTTCAAG ACCTCAGACTACCCGGTGATCCTGTCCCTGGAGAATCACTGCAgcatggagcagcaggaggtccTGGCCCAGCAGCTCAAGACCATCTTGGGGGAACAGCtcctcaccaccaccactgaTGGGCGCGTTCCTACCCAGCTCCCATCCCCAGAG gagctgaagcacaAGATCCTGCTGAAGGGGAAGAAGATCGGACGGCTGGAGGACACACTGGATGGCCCAGGGGATGAGGGGCCCGATGTGTCCGATGATGACAACGGGGCAGAggcagaagaggagaggaggagggtgaAG AAGGACAAGGAGAGCCTGGCACAAGCATTGTCTGACTGTGTTGTCTACTGCAAGAGCGTGTCCTTCCGGGGCTTCCAGGAGGCCCGCAGCCATTCCCGGCCCTCTGAGATCTCCTCCCTTGCTGAGGCCAAGGCCAGGAAGCTCATTCGGGATGCCG GGAATGAATTTGTGCGCCACAATGCCTGGCAGCTGACACGCATCTACCCCAGCGGGATGAGGACTGATTCCTCCAACTACAACCCCCAGGAGATGTGGAATGTGGGATGCCAAATCG TGGCCCTGAACTTCCAGACAGCTGGCACGGAGATGGACCTGTGTGACGGGCTCTTTAGCCAGAACGGCCGCTGTGGCTATGTGCTCAAACCACCCTTCATGAGGGACAAGGAGACTCTCTTCAATCCAAGTGACCCCAGCAGCCGGGAGAGCTCTGGTCCCATCACCCTGACGATCCAG GTGATCAGTGGGCAGCAGCTGCCCAAAGTGGCCAACAGGAAGGATGGAGAAGTCATTGACCCACTGGTGCGTGTGGAGATCCACGGGGTCCCTGCAGACCAGGCACGCCAGGAGACCAAGTACATTGAGAACAATGGTGAGCCCCACGGTGGTACAAGGGACCCTGCTGCACCCAGGCAGCCTCCCTGCCCTCCCAGCACCAATTCTCCTTTCCCAGGGTTTAACCCCCGCTGGGATGAGACGCTCCAGTTCCAGCTCCATGTGCCTGAGCTGGCCCTCGTCCGCTTTGTGGTGGAGGATTATGACAAGACCTCCAGGAATGACTTTGTGGGCCAGTTCACCCTCGCCTTTGCCAACATCAAACCCG GCTACCGCCACATCCATCTCCTCTCCAAGGATGGCACCAGCATCCCGCCCTCTTCGCTCTTTGTCCACATCCGCATCACTGAGCCACCTGGCCCTGAGCAGGACTGA
- the PLCD4 gene encoding 1-phosphatidylinositol 4,5-bisphosphate phosphodiesterase delta-4 isoform X2, with the protein MASLPCNARIQLTETLEQMQQGTLMRKVKSKSWKKQRYFKLQEDCMTIWYQSKRTGKTESAFSISDVETVREGHQSEVLQSLAEEFPPERCFTIVFYGRRGNLDLIAASAEEAQCWVQGLRQLIEVATSMDQREKIDQWIRDWFQKADKNKDGRMNFKEVQRLLKMMNVDMNEDHALRLFQAADKSESGTLEGEEFVLFYKALTQREEVLSLFQDFSEDGKKLTLLELVDFLRQEQLEDEGTEELAMELIDKYEPSETARARHALSADGFLMYLCSPEGSIFNPRHQALWQDMSQPLCHYFISSSHNTYLIEDQIRGQSSIEGYIRALKRGCRCLEVDCWDGPNGEPMVYHGHTFTSKIPFREVVSTLGKYAFKTSDYPVILSLENHCSMEQQEVLAQQLKTILGEQLLTTTTDGRVPTQLPSPEELKHKILLKGKKIGRLEDTLDGPGDEGPDVSDDDNGAEAEEERRRVKKDKESLAQALSDCVVYCKSVSFRGFQEARSHSRPSEISSLAEAKARKLIRDAGNEFVRHNAWQLTRIYPSGMRTDSSNYNPQEMWNVGCQIVALNFQTAGTEMDLCDGLFSQNGRCGYVLKPPFMRDKETLFNPSDPSSRESSGPITLTIQVISGQQLPKVANRKDGEVIDPLVRVEIHGVPADQARQETKYIENNGFNPRWDETLQFQLHVPELALVRFVVEDYDKTSRNDFVGQFTLAFANIKPGYRHIHLLSKDGTSIPPSSLFVHIRITEPPGPEQD; encoded by the exons aTGGCATCGCTGCCGTGCAACGCCC GCATCCAGCTCACTGAAACACTGGAGCAGATGCAGCAAGGGACGCTGATGCGCAAAGTCAAGTCCAAGAGCTGGAAGAAGCAGCGGTACTTCAAACTGCAGGAAGACTGCATGACCATCTGGTACCAGTCCAAGAGGACAGGCAAAACTGAGTCTGCCT TCTCCATTAGCGATGTGGAGACGGTGCGGGAAGGGCACCAGTCAGaggtgctgcagagcctggctgAGGAGTTCCCCCCCGAACGCTGCTTCACCATTGTCTTCTATGGCCGCCGGGGTAACCTGGACCTCATTGCCGCTTCGGCGGAGGAGGCACAGTGCTGGGTCCAGGGCCTGCGCCAGCTCATAGAGGTGGCCACCAGCATGGACCAAAGGGAGAAGATAGACCA ATGGATTCGTGACTGGTTCCAGAAAGCTGACAAGAATAAGGATGGGCGCATGAACTTCAAGGAGGTGCAGCGTCTCCTCAAGATGATGAATGTGGACATGAATGAGGACCATGCTCTGCGGCTCTTCCAG GCTGCCGACAAGTCAGAGTCAGGGACGCTGGAAGGGGAGGAGTTTGTGCTCTTCTACAAGGCCCTCACACAGCGAGAAGAGGTACTGAGCCTCTTCCAGGACTTCTCCGAGGATGGGAAGAAGCTGAcgctgctggagctggtggaTTTCCTGCGGCAGGAACAGCTGGAGGATGAGGGCACGGAGGAGCTGGCCATGGAGCTCATTGACAAGTATGAACCATCGGAGACAG cccggGCTCGCCATGCACTGAGTGCCGATGGGTTCCTCATGTACCTCTGCTCCCCGGAGGGCTCCATCTTCAACCCCCGGCACCAGGCGCTGTGGCAGGACATGAGCCAGCCACTCTGCCACTACTTCATCTCCTCCTCCCACAACACCTACCTGATAGAGGACCAGATCCGGGGCCAGAGCAGCATCGAGGGCTACATCAG GGCTCTGAAACGGGGCTGCCGGTGCCTGGAGGTGGACTGCTGGGATGGGCCAAATGGGGAGCCCATGGTGTACCATGGCCACACCTTCACCTCCAAGATCCCCTTCCGAGAGGTGGTGAGCACCCTGGGCAAGTACGCGTTCAAG ACCTCAGACTACCCGGTGATCCTGTCCCTGGAGAATCACTGCAgcatggagcagcaggaggtccTGGCCCAGCAGCTCAAGACCATCTTGGGGGAACAGCtcctcaccaccaccactgaTGGGCGCGTTCCTACCCAGCTCCCATCCCCAGAG gagctgaagcacaAGATCCTGCTGAAGGGGAAGAAGATCGGACGGCTGGAGGACACACTGGATGGCCCAGGGGATGAGGGGCCCGATGTGTCCGATGATGACAACGGGGCAGAggcagaagaggagaggaggagggtgaAG AAGGACAAGGAGAGCCTGGCACAAGCATTGTCTGACTGTGTTGTCTACTGCAAGAGCGTGTCCTTCCGGGGCTTCCAGGAGGCCCGCAGCCATTCCCGGCCCTCTGAGATCTCCTCCCTTGCTGAGGCCAAGGCCAGGAAGCTCATTCGGGATGCCG GGAATGAATTTGTGCGCCACAATGCCTGGCAGCTGACACGCATCTACCCCAGCGGGATGAGGACTGATTCCTCCAACTACAACCCCCAGGAGATGTGGAATGTGGGATGCCAAATCG TGGCCCTGAACTTCCAGACAGCTGGCACGGAGATGGACCTGTGTGACGGGCTCTTTAGCCAGAACGGCCGCTGTGGCTATGTGCTCAAACCACCCTTCATGAGGGACAAGGAGACTCTCTTCAATCCAAGTGACCCCAGCAGCCGGGAGAGCTCTGGTCCCATCACCCTGACGATCCAG GTGATCAGTGGGCAGCAGCTGCCCAAAGTGGCCAACAGGAAGGATGGAGAAGTCATTGACCCACTGGTGCGTGTGGAGATCCACGGGGTCCCTGCAGACCAGGCACGCCAGGAGACCAAGTACATTGAGAACAATG GGTTTAACCCCCGCTGGGATGAGACGCTCCAGTTCCAGCTCCATGTGCCTGAGCTGGCCCTCGTCCGCTTTGTGGTGGAGGATTATGACAAGACCTCCAGGAATGACTTTGTGGGCCAGTTCACCCTCGCCTTTGCCAACATCAAACCCG GCTACCGCCACATCCATCTCCTCTCCAAGGATGGCACCAGCATCCCGCCCTCTTCGCTCTTTGTCCACATCCGCATCACTGAGCCACCTGGCCCTGAGCAGGACTGA